Sequence from the Bos javanicus breed banteng chromosome 11, ARS-OSU_banteng_1.0, whole genome shotgun sequence genome:
AAACCTTTAACTGAGCCAGTAAAAAGAATTCTTACCGATGTGATATATTTAGACCCTATAAACATAACATGCTACAGAAAAGGTAGTAGAATGTTCCATAAGTCATAAGGTGGCAAGAAAGCACAAAATAATGTATGGATTGATTACCTGAAGTTTTACTCAGCTCTGCTGAAAATATAGCAGATGGAGATCTTCGCTCTTTTTCTGTATCAGAAGGAAGTTTTCTCTCGGCTTCTTTCACAAGAACTTTGGGTTTTTCTATGCTGCCTATCTCTGCTTGAGCATCCAAAGCAGAAACATCTGGAGGCAGTACGGGCACCTTTGAAACATCACCCCCATCTTTGGAGAACTCATCTGGGATATGAACTTCCTCTTTAGGTTGTATACTCTTGAAAGAAAGGTCATGGGGCAATCCTGCACAAGCCAATGACCCAGCTCCATCCTGGATGTCAGCGATTTCACTTTTGTGGGCTACTTCTAGGTCAGTGTATTCCCTGGCTAATGTAGGAGAAGAATCTGCTTTAGAACTGACAAAGGTCGGGAACTCATCTATAATCTCAATCGGAGATGAATCTGAAAATGTTTCACTTTCTCTTAGGTTTGCTTCCTGAGCAATGAATAAGCCATCACTTGAATAAACTGCAGTATTGAGCTCCTCCATCTGCAAAGGGATTTTCTCCTTTTGGGTCAATGCTGAAACTTCATCAGGTGCTAAGGTATCTTTTGTGATGCCTAAACTGGGCTGAAAAGACTCCAAATACGGTTTTCCTCCCTCAGGTGATGGTGAAGCACTGAGTTTTCCCTTATTGTCATGTCCTGTCATTGACTCAGATGAAATTTCAGTGAGGTTTTCTTTCACAAGTATTACAGCTTCATCTTGTTTTTGTGGAACTTCGGGTATTGAATCATCACTAAATAAGTCAACTGGTTCAGAATCGGGGGAGGAATCTTCAACTAGCTCAGAATGCTCGGGCACTGGCTGTGCAACTTCTGCTATTTCTGAATAACTAGAGAAATCTGGAGTCGGTTCAGTAGAgatctttgtttctttaattaaatCACATGCAATAGATATATAAGGAGCTTCTGTTTCCTGAACAGCTACACTAATACCTTCAGGCTCTgtgatttcttcattcattcctgATTCTTTTTTTAGTGATACATTCATGGCCTCCTCATATGGTGGGGGATTTTCAGGCTCAAACTTTATGCTTTCATAATTAACTGAAGGAGGAGTTTCTAATGGTGATGAACTGAGCTGCACTGCAGAAGCACTAGCACTAGGAACTACAGAATTTAATGGTGCTTCCATGACAATGTCAGGCAAAACCGGTGACGGAGTAGCTTCagattcttcaaaagatgggcaAAGCTGTGTTACAGGGTAAAGTGACTCCTGCACAGCTTCTGAAGTTTGAACCAGGTCCATTTTTGTTTCAAAGGCAATTTTTGTACTAGTAGCTTCATTCAATTCACTTTCACATGCTTCCTGAACCAAATCTGGGGTTAGACCTTCAGGCATGTTTGCCACTACTTCCTCGGTCACCTTTGACACATGATCTGTTGTAACGTAATCTGTCTTAGACTCCTGTGCTGCCATAAGGAAAGGGTTTGATGTCTTGACACTTGCATTCTTCTCTGTTACAATTTGTgcctttttttcttctatcttttttTCATCTGTCTTATTTTCCGAAGTATGATCTTCCAACAAGggaaaaatgtttgttgaaacaTTCTCAGTTGTTGGGTTAAAGGGAGCACACGTGATGTACGCTCCGGAACCACCTCTTACAGCTTCTGGTGTACTGGGAAATGAAGTGTCATCATTACTGCTTTCACTATCTTTTTCACGATTTGTTTGTTCAAGGCTATCTGAAAAACATTTCTTATCCACTTTACCTTCCAGTTTGCTCTCTATATTACCTCCAGCAACCAAAACATCACTATCTTGCTTGTAAGTATCTTTCACTTCCCATACTCGCTCAAATGGTTTGAAGTCTGCATATTCCTCCCTCATAGAAGCTTCTGCTGCAACTCCCTTTTCCTTAAAACTGTCCTTTGTTTTTTCTGGAGACAGAACTCTATCTTCTTCTTTAACTGATTTCGTAAGGACTGTAGATAACTCCTGCTGAGTATGAAGGATGTTAAGACTAACTAAGTCCTCTTCTTTATCTTTACTCCTCACAACTATTTCGTCCCTAGGATTCGCTACTGTTACGGCAGGTTCTGCCTTTTGAGAGCCACTGAATGATGATTCCATTTCTGAATATTCCAATTCTGAAAACTCTGTTAAATTTCTCTCTACAAATGGATtttttgccttctctgagaatgcTTTAGAAGCTTCATTTGAAGTTGCTGGAAGTGTTCCTTCAGTGGGTAGTACTGCTGGTAAATCACCAAGGTATTCACGTTCTTTAAAAGCAGCAGCTGAGAGAGGagataaagaaggaagagaagcagcAGTTTCAAGCAGGACAGATGGAAAATCCTCTTGACCAGCAGAAACAGTGTTACCTGGCTGCTCCTTCAAATCCATAACTTTTTCTGTGACCGTGGACAGAAAGGAAAGTTAGAGAATGCCAGTGCTCTGATGCTAATGCTCAGAGTTAATGCAAGTTTTATGACAGATTCAAAAAACAGTGTTAGTAAAGACTTACTGTTAACTAAAATGCTAATAACATTTAGTTTATAAATAATTATCAAGTCAACTGAATCATTATTGAAGAAATTAAAGCTATGGGCAAAAAACATGTGCACAGCTACAGAGGCAATTATATGCCATGCAAAGACATCAAGTCTTTGAGAAAAACCTCAAGTAAAATTGAGAAAAACTACTATTAACTAGTAttagaggaagaaatgagaatttGAGAAGAGAGTTTGACCGACAGTACAGAAAAGAGGGGCAATGGATAATTAAATGCCATAGACTGGCATTCTGTTCTGTGAAAGCCTGTCAGctataagaaaataaactatatttgGAGGAAATGATTAGTCAATAAGTAAACATAAATCAAGGGTCCAAGAATTCTTTACACATTTCCAATTATTAATCAATATTCTGCCCATTTCTCTCTTGGATATAgcatataaaatgcaaatttcaacTTGGTCAGTAGACAAACATTCTTGGAATCATGCTAATTTTTAGTAAATTCAAACTACTAAGCATAGTTAACAAAACTAAAAAGTTAAAgttagaatacacagaagataaaAGGCTAGCagaaagaacttgcctgcagaGGAGTGTATCACAGGCTCAGATGCAGCAGGAAGAGCAAAAAGTGTCTCATCTGAAAAACAAATAGAATATAACCTCagcagaaataaagacagagCTGGAAGGAGACTAAAGAGGAGCAAGCAAGGGGTTCAGTTTGTAATGAGTTAACACAAAACTTTATCTACAGAGAAAAAGTCaagatggaaaggaaaaagtagtaCCATTAGTAGTTCCATTAATCCagattaaattataatttacaaAATTGACTAAATGATACCCATAGAACCTatcatttctcaagaggcaataACATGTTTATGTTAAAGAAACTTCATGAATCATCATGGCTTTAATAcactaatcttttcttttttattggtctATGTTCAattttggagaaggtaatggcaccccactccagtactcttgcctggaaaatcccatggatggaggagcctggtaggctgcagtccatggggttgctaagagtctgacacaactgagtgacttcactttcacttttcactttcatgcactggagaaggaaatggcaacccactccagtgttcttgcctggagaatcccagggacgggggagcctggtgggctgccatctatggggtcacacaaagtcggacaagactgaagtgacttagcagcagcagcatgttcattTTAGAAGAACACTTTCAGAAAATCATGCATATTCTCTATTTgttattctaagtgctttacatgatGCAAGAACTCATTTTACTCCTTATAATTCTGTTACAGTGTTGTTAATATCCCatttaacagattaaaaaactGAGAGACAGACAAATTAAGAAACTCACTCAGTACATAAGTAACAAAGACTCCGGGGATACATCAGTAGCAAGACTCCAGAGCTCCCTTTCTTAACCAATGTATGCCACATGTTATAAACTGtgtttccccccaaattcatTATGTTGAAGTCCCAAGGTCCAGTGAGTCATGTTTGAAAACGGGGCCTTTCAGAGGTAAAGAGGAATACATGAGGTCATGATGGTCGGGCCATGGTCACATAACGAGGTCATGTGagcacacagtgagaaggcagcaaCCTATACGCCAAGAAAACAGGCCTTTAATGAAACCTAACTTGCCCATGCTTTGGTCTTAAGACCTTCCAGTCTTCAGAACTGTAAGAATTAAAGTTCCCTTGTTTAAGTTACCTAGtctatggtgttttgttatggcagcccataGACTAATACACTACATATTGGTATGTTAACCTTGTACAATGTCATTTTATACCTGCTGGCGGGCAATCTTATGCAAAATATCTTTGGTTTACACTAGAGAAAGGCCCCTAACAAAAGACAACTTGAAATAGTTTGAGAGATGACAGGAGGTATTTCTTTCACGTAGAGGAAATAATAAATTTGGACACTTCTACTGGTAAGGACAAGCTAGACAAGCCTGATCAACACAAAAAAAGAGCAATCAGagatgtggctatcatgaacaaagtcttttcttccaagggtatTCTTCTCAAAGAATTCAAAAtgtcacataaaatttaaaaacaaattcaccCTAGGTATGATACCTAAAGGattctcagggcttccctagtgattcagtggtaaagaatccggttgccaatgcaggcgacacagatgggttcaatccctgatctgagacaatcccacatgccacagagcaactaagcctctgtGCCACACGATTGGTCCTGCGCTTTAGAGCCTGAGAGCTACAACCACTgaacctgcacactgcaactagtgaagcccacacgcctttgagcctgtgctccacaagggaagccagcaGAGAAACCggtgtgctgcaactacagagcagcccccactcaccaaaaCTACAGAAAACCTCACACAGCAacaatgacccagcacagccaaagtaaataaattattttagaaagaaataaatgcTTCTTAGATTGGTAGTGAGGTGAAATCCATGACAAGCATTTAGAAGTCTCCTATAACCTAGAACCACAGGCTGGATAGGCCACTCACCCAAACCATTGAGACTCTTTGCCTTATGAGATTTTGTAAAATGTACACATATgcgtgggcttccccagtggctcaacggtaaaggatctccttgcaatgcaggaggcacagtttggtccctgggttgggaggatcccctggaggagggcatggcaacccacttcagtattcttgcctggagaatcccatggacagagagcctggtgggctacagtccctaaggtcgtaaagagtcagacacgactgaagcgacctagcacacacacacgcacacatatgcatacacattttatttttttaactaatacTTAGCATTTATTTCATGCTTACTGCCAGGCCAAGAACTTTTCATACTTAATCTACACATCAACCCAATGAGAAATATGAGAATTTTTACAGATGACAATCTAGTAGCTTGCTCTAAATTACACAATAGCCTAGATTTAAAATCCATGCTCCTGCTTCAGTGTAC
This genomic interval carries:
- the RTN4 gene encoding reticulon-4 isoform X1 yields the protein MEDMDQSPLVSSSSDSPPRPQPAFKYQFVKEPEDEEEEEEEEEDEDEDEDLEELEVLERKPAAALSAAPVAAAATAATPASAPLVDFGNDFVPPAPRGPLPAAPLAAPERQPSWDPSPVSSSVPAPSPPSITADSPSKLFEDEEPPARPPPPPPADVSPEAEPSWTSVVPAPAAPPSTPAAPKRRGSSGSVDETLFALPAASEPVIHSSAEKVMDLKEQPGNTVSAGQEDFPSVLLETAASLPSLSPLSAAAFKEREYLGDLPAVLPTEGTLPATSNEASKAFSEKAKNPFVERNLTEFSELEYSEMESSFSGSQKAEPAVTVANPRDEIVVRSKDKEEDLVSLNILHTQQELSTVLTKSVKEEDRVLSPEKTKDSFKEKGVAAEASMREEYADFKPFERVWEVKDTYKQDSDVLVAGGNIESKLEGKVDKKCFSDSLEQTNREKDSESSNDDTSFPSTPEAVRGGSGAYITCAPFNPTTENVSTNIFPLLEDHTSENKTDEKKIEEKKAQIVTEKNASVKTSNPFLMAAQESKTDYVTTDHVSKVTEEVVANMPEGLTPDLVQEACESELNEATSTKIAFETKMDLVQTSEAVQESLYPVTQLCPSFEESEATPSPVLPDIVMEAPLNSVVPSASASAVQLSSSPLETPPSVNYESIKFEPENPPPYEEAMNVSLKKESGMNEEITEPEGISVAVQETEAPYISIACDLIKETKISTEPTPDFSSYSEIAEVAQPVPEHSELVEDSSPDSEPVDLFSDDSIPEVPQKQDEAVILVKENLTEISSESMTGHDNKGKLSASPSPEGGKPYLESFQPSLGITKDTLAPDEVSALTQKEKIPLQMEELNTAVYSSDGLFIAQEANLRESETFSDSSPIEIIDEFPTFVSSKADSSPTLAREYTDLEVAHKSEIADIQDGAGSLACAGLPHDLSFKSIQPKEEVHIPDEFSKDGGDVSKVPVLPPDVSALDAQAEIGSIEKPKVLVKEAERKLPSDTEKERRSPSAIFSAELSKTSVVDLLYWRDIKKTGVVFGASLFLLLSLTVFSIVSVTAYIALALLSVTISFRIYKGVIQAIQKSDEGHPFRAYLESEVAISEELVQKYSNSALGHVNCTIKELRRLFLVDDLVDSLKFAVLMWVFTYVGALFNGLTLLILALISLFSVPVIYERHQAQIDHYLGLANKNVKDAMAKIQAKIPGLKRKAE